ctggatgttgtgtgcttatcaatagacattttgaccatgtgaatgaggcagcagttcaggtttatatgtggctcaatgggataatgccttgtacaggtgatccttaggttgggagtttgaatcccgattagagcattatgaacgagctgaacatgacattcggccgTTGCTCTGCAGCACACCTGAAAGCTgaggcacagtattgcattcagtggaacatcttcatcaacatctttccttcctaattatatgtcttatttatatatcttctattagtgtgttcttgacttttaattttgcacggaccccgttaatcaccgcttgcggttatatttggTTTTCTGTTTGTTGCATCATCAATAGATGAGGAAATTAATGATTGGTTTTGGGTTAACATGGTGTgtgccctttttttttgtttttcagtgaTCCCTCCATGCAATTTACCAACAAGAGTAGAGAATGCAGACATTATTGAAAAGAAACAGGAGGTCTACAATCATGGAGAGACAGTAACCTACGAATGCCGTACCAATTACAGAATGGAAGGATGGAGAACAATTACATGCCAAAGTGGTCAATGGATTCCAGGAACTCCTACTTGCATCGGTAAGTGTTTTTTTCTAAAGGCATTGCACACAAATCTAGGATTTCTTGCACTGCGACAACTAAGGTCGTAACGGTGACCTGGGACCATGGACGTTTGCATCGCGGATTCGCTCTCTTTTTCAGAACCATTATATCTAATTGATTTGATTCAGGTGATATCTGATTATCATTTCTGCCAACATTGTTattatgttcttaaaatacaaCAATCATCCAAGTGATCTTCAAGTGATGGGAGGAGGACTCATGCTTACTAACTATGCCTTAAAGATCAATTATTataatgttgtatttatttttatgtacgGGACGCTTTCAGGGGTTGAGTGGACCTACACCCCACCATGAATTGCACCCAAGTCCATAACAGAGCTCTATGTACCCCTTAAGTACTCATAGTAGTCATACGGTCATACAGTCGGACCCCGTCATTGTTGCTTGCAACTATAATTACCTTTGAAACCTTCTCTTACTGACTATCCAGGATATTTAAACACTGAGTTTAGCTGCAAAATGGTGCCTGGACACTAGATTATCAAACACAATTGGGACAAAATATCTTGAATTAACTTGAAGAAGTGAAGtttattcaaataaaacacGTCAAAGAGTGATATGGTTTAGACTGTTGGAATCAGCGGAGTCTCAGCTTTCATATGATATATCGTTTGTGTATGTCAAGGATTATCAACAATATCATTttaatgtgcatgtgcacagctATGAAATCCCTACCTCATGTTGCTTTATGCTTCTTATTTAGCTTGACGTTGGAGCCGTCCATTGGTAAGCTACCAACGGTTTTGATAGACTAAAACTAAAGTATCTAATCTTTCTAAATTTTAAGACCATAAGTGGCCGAAGTGTAGCCTGTCTAATTCAGGTCTTTATCAGGCACAGACATCAATATGAGGGCAATGTAGAGTTTATAGAATTCTAAAGATACTATGTTACACAGGCTCTGTATTCTGTAGACCCCTCGTTGTCATTGTTGTGTCAGGCTAtgaatgtgcgtgcatgctctGCTTAGGCTGAATCGCAAAAGCGTCAAGACAAATCTGATCGGCCAATACACATTGAAGCTAATAAAAAAGTTttaaaattatccctctcttcatcccgtCCCCCAAACATGCCATACAAAATGTTGTGGAACAGATGAATAATGCATATAAATAGGCGTCAGTTAACGCCTATTCAGCAGGCAAATACTACgtgcactgtaaaaaataaaaagttgagaaaactcaaaattgcaaggcaacttactgcaatacatttttgagttttgagcccatcaaaagatcattttcttctttagacaaacgtTAAAGTTAGTTATgccaactaagatttttatattttacaaaactcaaaaaaataagtcaggggtgttaacttaatatttcaaattaaggttaatattatttaaaaaaaaaacatttcaaagaatgcaaaacaagttttaagttcactttataAAAATTAATAATTagaaacttccattttacatttctgaatgccagacagcaatagaacaagcaacatgtagctagttcagctgcagagaatcgctgtctaaatgcagcaaaccaaagtgcagaacaagtttgacattatggtcaaacttgttctgcacgagacaggagcccaggttaaacggtgacgcaactctcgtgcctcatacaccgcacgatcccgagagctgcctttatttaacacacactagtgttggctcgttcgtttgcgaaccggttcgaatgaccgagtctttaggacgaacgaactgaaccggttcgtctctctcgttcgttcggtcgtctcgttcaccattagATTCACCGgtaactcgactgaacgaacgaacgagtttccggtagcactaactccactgagtctgactgactcaactgagaaccgtgcaatggcgtgcattccatgatgcgattcaccgttactggaaactaggctgaatcgcgaacgactcctccacgttcagtcgagtttccggtgaatcgattcaccggaaactcgactgaactgggaggagtcgttcacgaatcgtatgttcgttcagcctggtttccggtagcggtaaatcgcatcatggaatggaccccattgcacggttctcagctgattcagtcagactcagtggagttagtgctaccgcaaattcgactgaacgaacgaacgaacgattcgcgaacgactcctcgtggcgaactgaatcacgcgaactgggtcacggaaacgaatcattgaatccacaACTAACACACGCccgcaacacacagcgcaccgcacacccaaccaacggacatgcaagtctcggtaacggtggcggcaacactacgcacaataaacaacacacaaacaataaagaccccaaacccgttaaccccacttaacctaacagaaacaaattgacaaaaggcaataaacccctttttcccaaccggcatcacgaatacccagactccccggggggtaggagtcgccacaatatttaccatctGAAAATTCCGTTAGGAAACCCCGTATTTTCCAAAGTGTCAAAATGagcatgtgcaccgtagttggcccagcctcagacagagtctgagacttaaacccgtgtgtcttgctaacaaagatactacagtgagcccaactcttgacccaaaactcaacattgttggttggactaaattgcattgcacagttgacatgaatacttaatgttttatattcattttactcagaaatcataatgagaccaacaattttaagttttcgtttttacagtgtgtgtgagtgtctgtactGTGGTTGATTGTTGGttaaagcagcctcacctggcccaagTCACACAGATTGGACACTGGGGCAGGTTGAGGCTGGACACCtgttgtcctgcgtactacggtgacgGTTTCGGTGCGCCCTAGcaattgctcccgcgccccctcccttctcagTTTGTTTCGTATATattaattgactaattaagggcgccaccagagggcgcccccaacgcattttgCCGCCCTAGACGATCGCCTAGGGCGTCTATGCCGACCGCCGGCCCTGACTgtcatatttatgtttgttCCATTCGTtttcttgactacaaatgtttaatttcatcAGAATTTCAAAAAATTTTCAGGTCTATGCTTttgagaaagcccttaattcacttaaGAATTGTGTGgttggagttttctggatgttgtttGCTTATCAATAGaaattttgaccatgtgaatgaggcagCAGTTGAGGTTTATatgtggctcaatgggataatgccttgtacaggtgatccttaggttgagagtttgaatcccgatGAGAGCATTATGAAcgagctgaacatgacatttggCCGTTGCTCTGCAGCACAACTGAAAGCTgaggcacagtattgcattcagtggaacatcttcatcaatatctttccttcataattatatgtCATATTAATACATCTTctattagtgtgttcttgacttttaattttgcacggaccccgttaatcaccgcttgcggttatatttggTTTTCATTTTGTTGCATCATCAATAGATGAGGAAATTAATGATTGGTTTTGGGTTAACATGGTGTGtgcccttttttttgtttttcagtgaTCCCTCCATGCAATTTAACAACAACAGTAGAGAATGCAGACATTATTGAAAAGAAACAGGAGGTCTACAATCATGGAGAGACAGTAACCTACCCATGCCGTACCAATTACAgaatggaaggagagagaacaaTTACATGCCGAAGTGGTCAATGGAGTCCAAGAACTCCTGTTTGCATCGGTAAGTGTTTTTTTCTAAAGGCATTGCACACAAATCTAAGATTTCTTGCACTGCGACAACTAAGGTCGTAACGGTGGACCTTGGACGTTTGCATCGCGGATTCGCTCTCTTTTTCAGAACCATTATTTCTAATTGATTTAATTCGGGTGATATCTGATGATCATTTCTGCCTACATTTTTATTATGCTCTTGAAATATAACAATCATCCAATTGATCTTCAAGTGATTAGAGGAAGACTCATGCTTACTAACTATGCCTTTAAAGATCACTTATTaaaatgttgtatttattttttatgtactGTCATGAGACTGCGACTGACTCCATTGATTGCTAAACCGTAATGCTTTAATGAAACGAATAGTATGCATACATCTTCTAATAGTTTGATCATTCATTATACAACAGCGTCCCCTTGTGTCCCGGGGGCCTTCCATTGTTCCTGGTTGGAgcagtttttttgtttgttgttgcggGCAGTCTTGTCCAGTCCGTGGCGACGCATGTTGGTTTGGACTTGTCAAAGATGCGGATGCCGCGCTCGATCTCCTGGACGATCTCCTCCTTTGATTCGCGGAAAACGTTCTCCAGTTGAAGCCCGCAAAGTCCACCGAGGCGAAGACAAATTTATCCGGGTTGAGGATGATGCCGTTCCTGCCACAAACGTCCAGCCATTGTGCCGCCTGGAAGTAGCTCTCTTCAACTGTATCAGCCCACAGTAGCGTGTCGTCCACACACTTGGTCTTGTTGCCGATGTCCGCAACCACCTCATCATAGCGCCGTGAGTAACCGTCTCCCGACGCCATGTACCCTTGTGGCGCTGAAAGGTACCGGTAGCGCCCCCATGGGGTGATGAACGTCGTCTTGTGGCGGTCATCTTCATGCAGTGGGACGCTGCGTTAGCCATCCCAGGGGTCGAATACAGTCTTGCGTTTCCCACTGGGCACCTGTCTCGCCTGGTGGAACGAAGATTGCGTGTGGTGGGTCTCACGGAGCGCATGCTTGTTCAGTGCTTGGAAATCGACGGTGCGTCGTGGCTTGCCGTTCTTCTTTGCGCAGATCACCATGCGGTGACACCACGTCACTGGCGTGCCAATGGGCACTTCTTCCAGCACGCCTAGACGAACGTCCTGGTCAAGGCCCGCTTTCACCTCACCCTGCCAGTGTATGCCGACTGAGATGGGGGTGTGGCAGGCGACCGGCGTTGCATTCTCATCGAGCATGAGACGAAGCGGTGGACCAGACATCCTCGGCAAGAGCTGACGGGGACATGTATTGAATGCGCTCTGAGCGTGTAGTCCAAGTAAGTGTCTCCGTAGAGCTCCCCTGTTAGCCTCCGTGGCCGGCATGGGGAGCGTGGTTGGCCTGGTTGGAGGTTCCGCACGCCGCGGGCAGTCAGATCACGAGGTTGACCTCCCCGAGTGTTGGGAACCTGTCCGAGATCATGCCCAGGTCCACACAGGCTGCACGAGACAGGAATATACGGTCTGAGGTGTCAGTCACGTACGCGATCTGGCGCGTCTCCAATCTCCGGGCGTTGTTGCTGTCAACAGTGAACCTGACGACGGCGGCCCCGAGAATCCGAATGCCTTCATTGTTCGCGGCCTTCTTTCTGCAATGGCACCCATTGTACTCAAAATGCCCACCCCTTTCATAATAATGGTAATAAGAGTGTTCTTACAGTAATAGTGAGAGGTGGTCTGTGTATCTCAGTGAGATATATCTCCTGTATTGTCTTATTGTCCTCTGTAAACCTCCAGGTGAGGAGACCTGCGtcgccacacagccacacatcaCGACCCAGTGCTTTGGCTCTCTGGGAGGAACCGTGGAGGTCCTGCTGCCTACTATGACCTCACAAGATGATACCTACAGACTGAAGATAAACCATTACACGATTTTATCAGaccgcagacagacacacattcgaTATTCATTTAATGTCAGTACTGGAATATTTGCTATAAAAGACATCAACTGGTCAGACAACGGTACATACTCAATGGAAGTACATGATCAGTTTGGAAGGGAAGTAGCACATACAAAATGTTATTTAACCATTCAAGGTGAGGAACTATATCTTATATCTTAGGGATGGAAAGCAGACtatttatatatgcatatatgatatcaatatatattcataGATGTTTGTCCTCTGTGCCATACTTTTCTTAGTCCCAGGGCTCATCCCGTTCATCGCTCGTTCACTgacggtggtgctgctgctcctAGCAGCATTGGGAGTCTACTGGGCcctaaagaagaagaaaacctcAAGACCTCGAGGTACCAAGTGTCTCTTTGGGTCAACTGTTCAACACAAGCTTTACATCCCGTGCTGTTTTCTCATTTTCTAATGTTCTGTTTGTTCAGACATCGCGCTGTCCTCCATGGCGGTAGATGATGATGTGCTGTACGGTAACGTCTCCGGGGCGACcgggagggcagggggagagtgaggtggAGTACCGGGCGGTCAGGATGGCTCCAGGCCCCAGGCGGACGCTGGAGACCCATGTGGACGAGTGTGTGGACGCTCAGCCCCGGAGGACGAGGCCCTGAGAGCTGTCAACACCCAGAAGGACGCGTAGACAGCGCTTTAGCCAGAGGGCCAGCAgccctttgacctttgacctgccaGGGACACTTCTCTCTCTGCATTTGATAATGGCaagatcatttatttttattaattaactttttcctctgttgttgttgttgttgtccataGTGGTCGCTATTAGAAATAGCCTGTTACTATTATGCACATTTAACTTTTGCATCATTATACCAAGcatttatattatactattCTGCATGTTTAACTATTCTATTAATATACCTATTATGTATATCATACTATTCTGCATGCTTAACTTTGCTGATATTTAGCATGcgagactttttttttaatgaaataacCAGCTATTTATCAACTGCTTCTTGGCAAATAATCATGTAATTTTTTTGGTTgtaattaaaacatttaaataaaacaaattttcACATACTGACCATGAATTCTTGGGACCTGTAAAACGAAGCATTACTTTACTTGATATCTGCGTAGGGCACGTACCAGTACTGAGCTACATGCTTTACTCCAGATGCAGTTACTATGTTTAGCCTCTGGGGGTATATAATCAGTATTGCCTGATTATGTAGACCTTAATCGGGAGCAGCTTTTAATTACCTTATAGGCAGGTGCAGGGCCATCCAATTTTTTAATACTTGTATAATCTTGTTTTTATACTGTATTTCAATGTTACTCATCGCGCCAATCCTCCATGACCATGGTTGAGTGGTTAAAGTAAAACACATTGTCCGTACATAGgtttgtaaatgtattttatcaCTTGATTATTTACCCTTTTTACTTTTGTGATTGACAGCAATAGCAAAGCAAATTATgataaataaaagagaaaataaacacaaatatattatgcaaacataaataaataaaatgtaccaTAGCCTACCATTTTTTAGAACTAGTATTTAAGAATCAATAATTCAACATGACTAATTGTAATGAACCACACAAATCAGCATTGTTACATTTTTCAAACACAATCTAAACAAGTTTAattgaaacaaaacaacactgttacttTAACGTGAAACAACAGAACGTACATTAAATAATGTACACAACAAAACGTAggctacacaacacaacatacacaacGTAGCGAAGATTAAATAACATACACAACGTTACAAACATTAAACAACGGACACAACGTAACGTACACAACGTAACGTACACAACGTAACGTACACAACGTAACGTACACAACGTAACGTACACAACGTAACGTACACAACGTAACGTACACAACGTAACATAGCCAGGCATACGCAACGTAATGTTGCATCCAGATATTCACGTTTGCCTTTCGCAATGAATTCCATGACAACAGAAATTGAACTTGCGAGATCAGCGGTGCGTTCAGAATCGGCGAACGTAGAGACGATTTTTAGACAACGTTCTAAACGTTTGTTCTAAACTGTAAAACAACTGTGAACAAACAAATGGCGACAAGAAAGGCCATGTATTAGCTGCAGCCTCCGTAATAATTGACGAGATTACAGTAGAAGGTTTACTGTCGATCTCGTAGAAAGTAGGCTGTAGACAAGGAAGAAGCCCTACCTCCCTGCTTATTAATATGACTCGGGAAAACTTTAGAGGACAGTCTTTGCTAAATGACTGAAATGAAGGTTAAACCTTGATGTCTCTGTTGTACTGTCAATGTGAAGCAATCTGTTCATTCTTTCCTGGTGGGAAGTTAGATTGGGAAGTTAGAGACGGCAGAGAAGCAAAAACCACTCACGTTTTTGCCTCATCTCATTGGTCCCCATGAAATGCCCAATACTGAATCTGCAGAGGTGTCAGCACTTGAACCATTTGCGTCACAAATAATGATAATGTTTTTATTCTCTTTTAGGTCAAGAAGGTAGGCTACATTATCCACAAATTTGTCTCCTTCCTTTAACAGCTTGTACATCATAACAATTATTAATGTTAGGTTTTATATTGTTCTCTACTTAAAAGCATTATCATTTCTTATGTTTCAagctttttccttttacttGGAAAATTAATCTGGACTAGAATAAATTGAGTTGAGAAAATGGAGGCATACCAGTCGCCAGTGCTATTtttctaaaaatatatttatataatgatCAATTCATATTTTACCTGCAAATATATTAAACATACTAAGTTTGAATGCAACGTATCAGATGTTCAATGCATTATCTTCACTGTATCTTTAGATTGTTAGCCTCTATGGGGCAGTGTTGTATTGTAAACGTGACTTTGTCACCATTTGTATCGATTAACAATTACGCTAGAGCATTTTCtagaaatattaatataaattgTTGACTATGAAGACTCAAACCTAAAATCTACTTTTTTTCTGTCGGTATGGTAAGATGAAAACTGGAATTTGAAACAGTAAAACAAGGGTACAATTATTAAGAATGCCattaaattgtgtttgtgtaaatgtgtgtgtgttgtgtgtatgtgcacaaaTCCACATGGCTGGAACCTTAAGAATGTTTGTagaacaaaaaatataaaatactattccttaaaaaaaaaaaaattaatacaGACATGCATCCAAGCAAGTTTCATATGCAGAATAGTGGAAAATACATAGCAGTTATGATATGTTAAGAATCACGCATGCAGAATAGTGCTTCCAGGGACAAGCTATCACAAGTATTTGATTGTTTCAGTTTTTATCCATGACACAGGAAGCCACCATGGACAACAACAGAGGAAACAATAAATACtatttataataaaaataatagcgGAGAATTGATGAGTGACGGAAACTGCACGGTTTAAACTACATGCGAACGGCTTCATGaacatacatataaacataacAACGGCTGAATAGACTAATATTTTCAAAGCAGGAGTTCAACGAAGTGGCCTTCCAGATTCAGAGAGAAGTGTCCCtggcaggtcaaaggtcaacaggCTGCTGGCCCTCTGGCTAAAGCGCTGTCTACGCGTCCTTCTGGGTGTTCACAGCTCTCAGGGCCACGTCCTCCGGGACTGAGCGTACACACACTCGTCCACATTGGTCTCCAGCGTCCGCCTGGGGCCTGGAGCCACCCTGACCGCCCCGTACTccacctcactctccccctgccctcccgGTCGCCCCGGAGACGTTACCGTACAGCACATCATCATCTACAGCCTCGGAGGACAGCGCCTTGTCTGAACAAACAGAACATTAGATAATGAGAGAACAGCACGGGAAGTAAAGCTTGTGTTGAACAGTTGACCCAAAGAGACACTTGTTGGTACCTCGAGGTCTTgaggttttcttcttctttaggGCCCAGTAGACTCCCAATGCTGCTaggagcagcagcaccaccgtcAGAGAACGAGCGATGAACGGGATGCGGTCTGGGACGGAGGAAAGAAGACGTTAGTCAGAGGTTATTCAACTCCTCCCCAGAAAGGTTTCATAGGGGTGGACAGACACCGAATAGCGTTGGGTTGCCCACCTGAACCAAAATCCATAACTAATATCAAGGATTATATTGTGCTGTTGTAGTTTATCGGCTGGCTGAAAGCGATGTCAACATGAGAGTTAAGGGAATCACATACTGATGGACTTTGGTTTGTTATATTCCAGTTAATGTCACTATCATGATGGAAGAGACTAGTACCGGTATGTGGAGTGTGAGAGGATGATGGATGATTTAGGCAGCCCCACCTCGCCCAACTCAGaatgattggactctggggctgggtaaggctgcacacctgttgcacactgagtaatcaatgtgcaacaggttaaTCCAGccatcaacacacgcacacacacgatctGCATGGCAGGACGGAGAGTAGCATCGTCATTGTTAGGCGGCAAAGTTAACATCATGAGTTCCATATGTTCATATATCTGTATAGGCCTCCATGTTTTAGGCAATTCATTGTTTTTCAAATGGGTTGGTTGTCCTTTCCGTTTAAAAGACAAATACCGTTTTCATTTGAAGGAGTTAATTGATGGGGGAGAGATTGTATTCGGGCGGCCGCGGCCCCCGCACTAGACAATGGTGACCGGTGAAATGAATCAACTGCCACTGAATCCAAgctccattcattcatttcccTCGTTGTGTTTGTCACTCACCGTAACACACAGACAAGGTGGTGTTAGCCGCGGCGTGGCTCACGTTGTTGCGGACCGAGCAGCTGAGCAGTCCCGAGCGGCCCGGCTCCAGAGTGACGTCACTAGCGCTACTGGGTCCGGAGAGGAGACGCGTGTCGTTCAGCGGGAGTCCGTCTAGACTCCAGCTGTAgtggagtcccccccccccggcagagCAGGACACCCTCTGCTGTCCCCAGGACAGACACTCCcgggacaggaggggagaggagaccggGGCTAAGGGAAACCGACTGAGGAGGTGAGTCTCAcatttgactgaacagaaaCCTTCTGTTAGTCACTCATAGAAACTTAACTTCATACAATTAAAATAAGTAGTATCCACCTCTTTGACCCACCTGCTCCTACTCCCAGCCTAACTAGTCTTTACTGTACTTGACATATTATATGCCGACATACACAAATCGGGCAGTAGCAAGAGCCCCCACTTTACATCAAATGTTGACAGTATTAATAATAGATGGGCAGAGGGACTGTTTAAAGAGTACTACTTAGAATAGGCCTTCAAAACATTCACAAAGTACAGTATAGCATGTGCCGTTACCAATCATGTTAACATGGAGCTTGAGAGCCAACAGTGTTTCTATAAGAGCTATGAAGTAAGAGGTTAATGTCTGAATTATCCTTAATAACTAATGTTAAACGCTTCGCTCTTATCTGTAATCTTGTTTACCAATCATTCGATGAAGCATAAAATGTTACTGAAATATTGATAAAGCTCTCACCTTGAATGGATAAATTAAATTGTATGTTTGATAAATTAATTCCATTCCTATTTTGTGCTTCAAATGAATATGTATCATCCTCTGTCCTGTTGATGTCGTTTATGGTAAATATTCCTGTGCTGACGTTAAATGAATAATCAAACTTTTTTGTTTGACTTTTGTACTCTACAATCGTAACATTGTATTTCTTCAGTCTGTATTCATCATTTTGTGAGGTCTTAGCAGGCAGCAGGACCTCCACAGTTCCTCCCAGAGAGCCAAAGCACTGGGTCGtgatgtgtggctgtgtggcgtCGCAGAAGGTCTCCTCACCTGGAGGTTTACAGAGGAGAATAAGATCTACTCTCACTTTTGCTACAACAAATCTCTATAACAGCTATGAAGT
The DNA window shown above is from Gadus chalcogrammus isolate NIFS_2021 chromosome 10, NIFS_Gcha_1.0, whole genome shotgun sequence and carries:
- the LOC130390397 gene encoding complement factor H-like encodes the protein MLNIGAVLLLLIGVADGFPPCNLPTTVENADIIEKKQEVYNHGETVTYECRTNYRMEGERTITCQSGQWSPGTPTCIVIPPCNLPTRVENADIIEKKQEVYNHGETVTYECRTNYRMEGWRTITCQSGQWIPGTPTCIVIPPCNLTTTVENADIIEKKQEVYNHGETVTYPCRTNYRMEGERTITCRSGQWSPRTPVCIGEETCVATQPHITTQCFGSLGGTVEVLLPTMTSQDDTYRLKINHYTILSDRRQTHIRYSFNVSTGIFAIKDINWSDNGTYSMEVHDQFGREVAHTKCYLTIQVPGLIPFIARSLTVVLLLLAALGVYWALKKKKTSRPRDIALSSMAVDDDVLYGNVSGATGRAGGE